The following proteins are encoded in a genomic region of Lactiplantibacillus plantarum:
- a CDS encoding winged helix-turn-helix transcriptional regulator: MSEMLADTVTESNVDFELCPKFEKTFSILGKKWNGLIIDVLLEDGPQRFKNLARRIPKCSDRVLVVRLKELEENGIVSRVTHCDSALIEYRLTTKGQDLRQVMDTVHNWSDKWFSPAES; encoded by the coding sequence ATGTCAGAAATGCTAGCTGACACGGTAACAGAATCCAACGTGGATTTCGAACTGTGTCCAAAATTTGAAAAGACGTTCTCAATTCTAGGGAAAAAGTGGAACGGTTTAATTATCGATGTTTTACTGGAAGACGGTCCCCAACGCTTTAAGAATCTGGCACGCCGGATTCCTAAGTGCAGTGATCGGGTGCTGGTCGTTCGTCTCAAGGAATTGGAAGAAAACGGCATTGTGAGTCGGGTAACCCATTGTGACTCTGCCCTGATTGAGTATCGCTTGACTACGAAGGGGCAAGATTTACGACAGGTCATGGATACGGTCCATAACTGGTCTGATAAGTGGTTCAGCCCGGCCGAATCCTAA
- a CDS encoding AAA family ATPase, with protein MKPVYLAMNYFGPHEHSIIDFSKLESTPIFLISGDTGAGKSTIFDAMTFALFGSTTNDGTDGRAAKEMRSQFAPADQPTSVTFYFEQGNQLYKIARSPEQYLAKKKGSGLTKKNSTAKLAVVDHVGGVEIESIATKPADVGPEITTILNLTADQFKKIILLPQNDFSEFLKSKTTDKEKILKKIFGPQLYSDFTAELKAEYQTASKTGDQFVADLRVALASATWNDAEQAQLQAVPDDQKIPLLRAFVTTRQSVFDQAQQTTSKINRSVKAAETTYQQARDRQQQFDRLTQAQADYQTKVEEQTPAITIAKQQLHALTWAQPLQATMQALTQQTRDQKQLTLDQQAAMDNVQQAQDDYRQAQAAVQQLHDQSEANHQHQQRLEQLATLIPQAQRVESLIAQLAKLKPSVADLKATFEQHQTVIKTLTAKITTQQANLPSIDDLHATKDLLIKQREQFVDTLTPLDSQWRGAQQEQQRVTKQLTDLRAQLARDEQNQHNAQVQFEQQRGQRQSLMIAQLQQELVDGQPCVVCGSTDHSQMPFTTIVANEADLRQSMQAVDDAQNALAAANKQVEATQQRVEQAEKEVDQATQQVTTAQTQLTSTYQQLIETNGLALKSPYDLTAVRAFFAEQLATITKKLEAAQRVVQAIEKYTAELEAQQKQAQQTELQLGEQRALLRNKTADLTVAQAAIGTDLQVTSADLLAEKAHLNQIVATYQQRLEAAQATVQTSQLTLSKHQTKLDDLNDRLKTTQATRTQLEQTIAQALAAPEAPTHDQTVLENWLEELANGRLTALQVQIATYRQDKERLTTEIKQLQTALTNVERPNITGIQAQLADLQAHKDRALQSQTVAEQALTDAQSCLEKVQQIMHQQGTFAKRFAEITSLYNIMTGKDGNDHKLKLETYVVQNYLQRVLNYANDHFINLLSNNRYTFELAAEASDNRSDHGLDINVYDNETGNSRSSNTLSGGETFIAALSIALSLSEVVQSSANGVQIDALFVDEGFGSLDDETLEKAMQALETIGENRMVGVISHIESMKRTIGQQVLIKKMGGGRSTVRLISK; from the coding sequence GTGAAACCCGTTTATTTAGCCATGAACTATTTTGGCCCCCACGAACATTCAATTATTGATTTTAGCAAGCTAGAAAGTACCCCGATTTTTCTGATTAGTGGTGATACTGGGGCCGGTAAATCAACTATTTTCGATGCCATGACTTTTGCCCTCTTTGGCAGTACGACGAATGATGGGACGGATGGTCGGGCAGCCAAAGAGATGCGCAGTCAGTTCGCCCCCGCTGACCAACCGACAAGCGTCACCTTCTACTTTGAGCAAGGCAATCAACTCTATAAGATTGCGCGCTCCCCTGAACAATACTTAGCTAAGAAAAAAGGATCTGGACTGACGAAAAAGAATAGTACGGCCAAATTAGCTGTCGTTGATCACGTTGGTGGCGTGGAGATTGAGAGCATTGCAACCAAGCCGGCCGACGTTGGTCCCGAGATCACGACCATCTTGAATTTGACTGCTGATCAATTTAAAAAAATCATTCTACTCCCCCAAAATGACTTCTCGGAATTCTTAAAGTCAAAAACGACTGACAAGGAAAAAATCCTTAAAAAGATTTTTGGACCGCAACTTTATTCAGACTTTACTGCGGAACTTAAAGCGGAGTATCAAACCGCCAGCAAGACTGGTGATCAGTTTGTCGCCGATTTGCGGGTCGCACTAGCCTCAGCAACTTGGAATGATGCGGAACAGGCTCAACTTCAAGCAGTTCCGGACGATCAAAAAATTCCACTACTACGAGCATTTGTTACGACGCGTCAAAGTGTTTTTGACCAAGCACAGCAAACGACTAGTAAAATCAATCGGTCTGTTAAAGCGGCCGAAACGACCTACCAGCAAGCACGCGATCGCCAACAACAATTTGACCGGCTCACACAGGCGCAAGCTGATTATCAAACTAAAGTTGAAGAACAAACACCGGCAATTACCATAGCCAAGCAACAGTTGCACGCGTTAACTTGGGCCCAGCCCCTACAAGCCACCATGCAAGCCCTCACTCAACAAACACGTGACCAAAAGCAATTGACACTTGACCAGCAAGCAGCTATGGATAACGTGCAACAAGCGCAGGACGACTATCGCCAAGCGCAAGCTGCAGTTCAACAATTACATGACCAAAGTGAAGCTAACCATCAGCACCAGCAGCGCTTGGAACAATTGGCCACGTTGATTCCACAAGCGCAACGCGTTGAAAGTCTCATCGCACAGCTCGCAAAGCTCAAGCCGAGTGTCGCTGATCTGAAGGCGACTTTTGAACAGCACCAAACCGTAATAAAGACATTAACAGCCAAAATCACCACCCAACAAGCGAACTTGCCATCTATTGATGACTTACACGCCACTAAAGATTTGCTGATTAAACAACGAGAACAGTTCGTCGACACCCTGACACCACTTGATAGTCAATGGCGAGGTGCGCAACAAGAACAGCAGCGCGTCACCAAGCAACTGACTGATTTACGGGCGCAGCTTGCCCGCGATGAACAGAATCAGCACAATGCGCAAGTCCAATTTGAACAACAACGTGGTCAACGCCAAAGCTTAATGATTGCCCAATTACAACAAGAACTCGTTGACGGCCAGCCCTGCGTGGTCTGTGGATCAACCGATCATTCACAGATGCCGTTCACAACCATCGTTGCAAATGAAGCTGACTTACGACAATCCATGCAAGCCGTTGACGACGCTCAAAACGCGCTGGCGGCAGCCAACAAGCAAGTGGAAGCAACTCAACAACGTGTCGAACAGGCTGAAAAAGAAGTTGACCAGGCTACGCAGCAAGTAACCACCGCCCAAACGCAACTAACTTCAACTTACCAACAGTTGATTGAAACCAACGGACTAGCACTAAAGTCACCCTACGATTTGACCGCAGTCAGGGCTTTTTTCGCTGAGCAACTCGCCACAATTACGAAGAAGCTTGAGGCAGCCCAACGAGTGGTTCAAGCTATTGAGAAATATACTGCTGAACTGGAAGCACAACAAAAACAGGCCCAACAAACGGAGTTACAGTTAGGCGAACAACGGGCCTTATTGCGCAATAAAACAGCCGATTTGACGGTAGCTCAGGCAGCCATTGGTACGGACTTACAAGTCACAAGCGCTGACCTGCTGGCCGAAAAAGCGCATCTCAATCAGATCGTCGCGACCTACCAACAACGCCTAGAGGCCGCCCAAGCCACCGTTCAAACCAGTCAACTTACTTTATCAAAACATCAAACTAAGCTCGATGATTTAAACGACCGGTTGAAGACAACACAGGCCACGCGCACGCAGCTTGAGCAAACAATCGCACAGGCCTTAGCTGCTCCAGAAGCACCGACTCATGACCAAACTGTACTTGAAAATTGGTTAGAAGAACTCGCCAATGGTCGACTGACCGCCCTGCAAGTCCAAATTGCCACCTATCGGCAAGACAAGGAGCGTCTGACAACCGAAATCAAGCAACTGCAAACCGCCTTAACGAACGTTGAACGACCGAATATTACGGGTATCCAAGCTCAGCTGGCCGACCTGCAAGCTCATAAGGATCGGGCACTGCAATCCCAAACCGTGGCGGAACAAGCCTTAACCGACGCGCAAAGTTGTCTCGAAAAAGTCCAACAAATCATGCACCAGCAAGGCACATTTGCAAAGCGGTTCGCCGAAATTACAAGCCTGTATAATATCATGACTGGTAAAGATGGCAACGATCACAAGCTCAAGTTAGAGACCTACGTTGTCCAAAACTACTTGCAACGCGTCTTAAACTACGCCAATGATCACTTTATCAACCTGCTTTCCAATAACCGCTACACATTTGAACTAGCTGCCGAAGCGAGTGATAACCGCAGTGACCACGGCCTCGATATCAATGTTTACGATAATGAAACCGGCAACTCGCGTTCATCCAACACGTTGTCCGGTGGTGAAACCTTCATTGCTGCTCTGTCGATTGCACTCTCGCTCAGTGAGGTCGTTCAATCTTCGGCTAATGGCGTCCAAATCGACGCACTGTTTGTCGACGAAGGCTTCGGCTCTCTGGATGATGAAACTTTGGAAAAAGCGATGCAGGCACTCGAAACAATTGGTGAAAACCGAATGGTCGGTGTTATCAGTCACATTGAATCAATGAAACGAACGATTGGCCAACAAGTTCTCATCAAAAAGATGGGGGGTGGCCGCAGTACCGTGCGGTTGATCAGTAAATAG
- a CDS encoding exonuclease SbcCD subunit D has translation MKLLHTADWHIGRTLNGYSLLDEQEAAFKQILTIALAEKVDGIVIAGDIYDRAVPSTDAVTSLDHMLQAINIEHHLPIYAIAGNHDGAKRLNYGREWLAYNNFHINTLLAEAFTPIETPTAQIFMLPFFDPIDARVYYQQQGLPEKQVKAIHTIHDAMQRVVSDLVTTFDPEKRHLLITHFTVTPKADDDLELTSETTSKVGGLATLTTDLFADFDYVMLGHIHTRLASPDKDRIRYAGSPVKFNVKEANPKFHGKGVEIVTITPTAITHEFKPIQPQTDLVTLRAPWETLLDPNFYQQQPLKQAWFAITVQEFDRSKHLNVRAQLEQIYGTIVELDYESNHQATAISGPKNMNELSPDAIVGQFFHAITGNQLSTTQQQLVDQIFVNLRKED, from the coding sequence ATGAAGTTACTACATACAGCGGATTGGCACATCGGCCGGACGCTTAACGGTTATTCTTTGTTAGATGAACAGGAAGCAGCGTTCAAGCAAATTCTAACGATTGCATTGGCTGAAAAAGTTGATGGTATCGTGATTGCTGGGGACATCTACGACCGGGCCGTTCCGAGTACCGATGCGGTCACTTCACTCGACCACATGCTGCAGGCTATTAATATCGAGCATCACCTACCAATCTATGCCATTGCTGGCAACCATGATGGCGCCAAACGTCTCAACTACGGTCGTGAATGGCTAGCCTATAATAATTTTCATATCAATACGTTACTAGCCGAGGCCTTCACGCCCATCGAGACCCCAACGGCACAAATCTTTATGTTACCGTTTTTTGACCCCATTGACGCGCGGGTCTACTATCAGCAACAAGGTTTGCCCGAAAAACAAGTCAAGGCGATTCACACCATTCACGATGCGATGCAACGCGTGGTTAGTGACCTCGTTACCACCTTTGATCCTGAAAAACGGCACTTGTTGATTACTCATTTTACCGTTACACCCAAAGCAGATGACGACTTGGAATTAACAAGTGAAACAACTTCCAAAGTGGGCGGTTTGGCGACGCTGACCACCGATTTATTCGCAGACTTCGACTACGTGATGCTGGGCCATATTCACACTCGGTTAGCCTCACCCGACAAAGATCGAATTCGTTATGCCGGTAGCCCCGTCAAATTTAACGTCAAGGAAGCCAACCCTAAGTTCCATGGCAAAGGTGTTGAAATTGTGACAATCACACCCACTGCGATCACCCATGAATTCAAGCCAATTCAGCCGCAAACTGACTTGGTTACGTTGCGTGCGCCTTGGGAAACGTTACTTGATCCCAACTTTTATCAGCAACAGCCGTTAAAGCAGGCTTGGTTTGCGATCACCGTCCAGGAATTCGACCGTAGTAAGCATCTGAACGTCCGGGCGCAACTCGAACAAATCTACGGCACAATTGTCGAACTGGACTACGAATCGAACCACCAAGCCACCGCCATTAGTGGCCCAAAAAACATGAACGAACTGAGTCCTGATGCCATTGTTGGGCAATTTTTCCACGCGATTACTGGTAACCAGCTCTCAACGACACAACAACAACTCGTTGACCAGATTTTCGTCAACTTAAGAAAAGAGGATTAG
- a CDS encoding UbiA family prenyltransferase: MLTNEPTYRPMTFKIFLEFIRLNAKAASVVPYFIGILFSIYYFHAFNWINSLIYLVAQVAIALFVTGFNNVQDYYLAKDLHYRDTYNIVGREHLSPRRSLNLMLAMLATAIILGLVLVVRTNLLLLFMGAAAIGVAIFYTYGPVPFSRFPLGELLSGCVEGFGVFFLSVYMNVATPVLAGFKFAWPQFAIVGNLENILVMILVGLPGIFLVANIMLADNISDLQQDIRNERYTVPYYIGHRWSLRVYDTLALLGYLPVLMSVVLQILPIYQLAVLLVLPKILKNIRAFNAVQVKETTFNTAPQNLMMFQGMQLLGLILGIFF, translated from the coding sequence TTGTTGACGAACGAACCAACTTATCGGCCAATGACGTTCAAAATTTTTTTGGAATTCATTCGGCTAAATGCCAAGGCAGCTAGTGTGGTGCCGTATTTTATTGGTATTTTATTTTCAATCTATTATTTTCATGCGTTTAATTGGATCAATTCGTTAATTTACTTAGTTGCACAAGTAGCGATTGCATTGTTTGTGACGGGGTTTAATAACGTGCAGGATTACTACTTGGCTAAGGATTTACATTATCGGGATACTTATAACATTGTTGGCCGTGAGCACCTATCACCACGACGATCATTGAATTTGATGCTAGCGATGTTAGCAACTGCAATTATTTTAGGATTAGTGCTAGTCGTCAGAACAAACCTATTGTTACTGTTCATGGGCGCTGCAGCGATTGGTGTGGCTATCTTCTATACCTATGGCCCGGTGCCGTTTTCGCGCTTCCCGTTGGGTGAATTACTGTCAGGATGTGTCGAAGGATTTGGCGTTTTCTTTCTGAGTGTTTATATGAACGTCGCGACCCCCGTACTGGCGGGCTTTAAGTTTGCTTGGCCGCAGTTTGCGATTGTGGGGAACTTAGAGAACATATTGGTCATGATTTTAGTGGGGCTACCAGGGATTTTCTTGGTTGCGAATATCATGTTAGCTGATAATATTTCAGATTTACAACAGGATATTCGCAATGAACGTTATACGGTTCCGTACTATATTGGTCATCGTTGGTCACTACGGGTCTACGATACGCTAGCGCTGTTAGGTTATTTGCCAGTGCTGATGAGTGTTGTTTTACAAATACTACCGATTTATCAGCTGGCAGTGTTGCTCGTTTTACCAAAAATTTTGAAGAATATTCGGGCCTTTAACGCGGTGCAAGTGAAAGAAACCACCTTTAATACGGCACCACAAAATTTGATGATGTTTCAAGGCATGCAATTACTTGGACTGATCCTGGGTATTTTCTTTTAA
- a CDS encoding HD domain-containing protein: MKTNNAWQQDSEYVAIVEDLLAQPAVQRLAEFTQHHHSNRLDHSIAVSYDSYVLAKKWHLNTTAVARGGLLHDLFYYDWRETKFDLGSHAFIHPRVALRNAEKLTKLTPMEKDIILKHMFGATLAVPKYRESLLVSLVDDYEAEHEFFGPLRMKVAKQLDRFRGKVSAG; this comes from the coding sequence ATGAAAACTAATAATGCGTGGCAACAAGATTCTGAATACGTGGCGATCGTCGAAGATTTATTAGCACAGCCGGCCGTTCAGCGGCTTGCTGAGTTTACACAGCACCACCATTCAAATCGATTGGATCATTCGATTGCAGTTTCATATGATAGTTATGTTTTAGCGAAGAAATGGCATCTAAATACGACGGCAGTGGCGCGTGGTGGATTATTGCATGATTTGTTTTATTATGACTGGCGTGAAACCAAGTTTGATCTCGGCTCGCACGCATTTATTCATCCGCGGGTAGCGTTACGTAACGCTGAAAAGTTAACGAAATTAACGCCGATGGAAAAAGATATCATTTTGAAGCATATGTTTGGTGCAACTTTAGCTGTGCCTAAATATCGTGAAAGTTTGCTCGTCTCTTTAGTTGATGATTATGAAGCAGAACATGAATTTTTTGGACCATTACGTATGAAAGTGGCCAAACAACTAGATCGGTTCCGAGGCAAGGTCTCCGCCGGTTAA
- a CDS encoding acylphosphatase yields the protein MRAVTLKAIGRVQGVGFRWATKVAADKCGVNGIVRNLMDGSVFIEAEGEDQRVQVFIDVVRQSPTDFGKVKHLEVHEVEPQNYHDFRITN from the coding sequence ATGCGTGCAGTAACATTAAAAGCAATCGGCCGGGTCCAGGGGGTGGGCTTCCGTTGGGCCACTAAAGTTGCCGCTGACAAATGCGGCGTGAACGGAATCGTTCGTAACCTGATGGACGGCTCAGTCTTTATTGAAGCCGAGGGTGAAGATCAACGAGTGCAAGTCTTTATCGACGTTGTTCGGCAGTCGCCAACCGATTTTGGCAAGGTCAAGCACCTCGAAGTGCATGAAGTTGAACCACAAAACTATCACGATTTTCGGATAACCAATTGA
- a CDS encoding TrmH family RNA methyltransferase, translating to MEKINSLQNAHVKAWKKLQTKKGRKQQGQYLLDGWHLVNEAVKAHVAIQTLLITAKQLATEPDLTHFPAVIEISDEVAKHISATVTPQGVFALATLPAAIEDLSQLDLTRPWLLLDNVQDPGNIGTMVRTADAAGFAGVAFGTGTVDIHQPKVERAMQGSQFHLQLISTDLDKLVDQLQAQGSPVYGSELNPQAARYLDIDAPASFGLIMGNEGNGMSRELLARTDQNLYIPIKGQAESLNVAVAAGVLMFGLYR from the coding sequence ATGGAAAAAATTAATTCATTACAAAATGCGCACGTCAAGGCGTGGAAAAAGCTCCAAACAAAGAAGGGACGCAAACAACAGGGACAATACTTGCTAGATGGTTGGCATTTAGTCAACGAAGCAGTTAAAGCACACGTCGCGATTCAGACCTTGCTCATTACTGCCAAGCAACTGGCGACCGAACCGGATTTGACTCATTTTCCAGCGGTCATTGAAATCTCTGATGAAGTCGCCAAACATATCAGTGCGACGGTGACGCCGCAGGGGGTGTTTGCGCTGGCGACCCTGCCTGCTGCAATTGAAGATCTATCACAATTAGATTTAACGCGGCCTTGGTTACTGCTCGATAATGTTCAAGATCCCGGAAATATTGGAACCATGGTACGGACTGCGGATGCTGCGGGTTTTGCCGGCGTCGCTTTCGGTACCGGGACGGTGGACATCCATCAACCCAAAGTTGAACGAGCTATGCAGGGGAGTCAGTTTCATTTACAACTGATTAGTACTGATCTCGACAAGTTGGTTGACCAATTGCAGGCGCAGGGTTCACCAGTCTACGGTTCAGAGTTAAATCCACAGGCAGCCCGGTATTTAGATATTGACGCGCCGGCTAGTTTTGGCTTGATCATGGGAAACGAAGGTAATGGAATGAGTCGGGAATTATTGGCACGGACAGACCAAAACTTATACATTCCCATCAAGGGGCAAGCAGAATCGTTAAATGTAGCCGTGGCTGCTGGCGTTTTAATGTTCGGTTTATATCGCTAA
- a CDS encoding HAMP domain-containing sensor histidine kinase yields the protein MTDADTNQVTPKPRRRWSLKWKWALGTAIGSALIFICFSLLVYKSFTNLLLHQEQRNVASAVTTVQQSLRTESKGLTIKSVAAKLQPEASVEPATTMSERKHGVLQSKIFSDSDLTALSRTNLAVTVYDPHGNTLYLSRKDAHEFSKNKTRQVVLIGRGSDAELVGRAPIYAASNHRLIGYTQVTDNLAEYHSTTQNLIWIFIVMTMITIFGATLLGYFLAAFLLRPMRKIKQTINAVNDDPQTDSRVPDLKRNDELSDLAVVFNDMLDQMQRYINQQQQFVEDVSHELRTPVAIIQGHMELLNRWGKDDPQVLSESLAASLSETKRMQSLVQEMLDLSRAEQLEINFSHETSDVQKLVTQAFNDFTMIHPDFHFTFDDDVKKPVYAQIYRNHLEQILIILLDNAVKYSTRRKEIHLSLSTDYRYIEVAVQDFGEGISKDNLDRVFNRFYRVDKARSRDKGGNGLGLSIAQRLVEGYHGHISVESVVGQGSIFRFQLPILRDAKLLAKAEAETNDVEKIAKSELPAGIRPATRDEDEAPLDDHEHDH from the coding sequence ATGACTGACGCTGATACGAATCAAGTGACGCCTAAACCACGGCGCCGTTGGTCATTAAAATGGAAATGGGCGCTCGGGACCGCAATTGGGTCCGCGCTCATTTTTATTTGTTTTTCATTATTGGTCTATAAGAGTTTCACGAACCTCTTATTGCACCAAGAACAACGGAACGTGGCTAGTGCTGTTACAACGGTGCAACAATCGTTGCGAACGGAGTCGAAAGGGCTGACCATTAAGTCGGTGGCCGCTAAATTGCAACCCGAGGCGAGCGTTGAACCGGCAACTACCATGAGTGAACGTAAGCATGGTGTGCTGCAAAGTAAAATCTTTTCAGATTCCGATTTAACAGCCTTATCCCGCACAAACTTAGCTGTGACGGTTTATGATCCACACGGGAACACACTCTATCTATCCCGCAAGGATGCACATGAGTTCTCTAAGAATAAGACGCGTCAGGTGGTGTTGATTGGCCGAGGAAGTGATGCTGAATTAGTTGGGCGGGCGCCCATTTATGCGGCTAGCAATCACCGTTTGATCGGTTACACCCAGGTCACTGATAATTTGGCGGAATACCATTCAACGACTCAGAATTTGATCTGGATCTTTATTGTAATGACAATGATCACTATTTTTGGTGCCACGCTACTGGGCTACTTCTTAGCTGCGTTTCTATTACGGCCAATGCGTAAAATCAAACAGACGATTAATGCGGTCAATGATGATCCGCAAACTGACTCGCGAGTGCCCGATCTTAAACGCAATGATGAATTGTCGGATTTAGCAGTTGTATTCAATGATATGCTTGATCAGATGCAACGCTATATTAATCAACAGCAGCAATTTGTTGAAGACGTTTCCCATGAATTACGGACCCCGGTGGCAATTATCCAGGGCCATATGGAGTTGCTGAATCGATGGGGCAAGGATGATCCACAAGTGTTGTCGGAATCATTGGCGGCTAGTTTGTCAGAAACCAAGCGAATGCAGAGCTTAGTTCAAGAAATGTTGGACTTATCGCGTGCTGAACAATTGGAAATCAATTTTAGCCATGAGACGTCGGACGTTCAGAAGTTAGTGACGCAAGCATTTAACGATTTTACGATGATTCATCCCGACTTTCATTTTACGTTTGATGATGATGTTAAAAAGCCGGTGTATGCTCAGATTTACCGTAATCACCTCGAGCAAATTCTGATTATTTTATTGGATAATGCGGTCAAGTACTCGACACGACGTAAAGAAATCCATTTATCATTATCCACGGATTATCGCTACATTGAAGTCGCCGTCCAAGACTTTGGTGAGGGTATTTCTAAGGACAATCTCGATCGGGTTTTCAACCGTTTCTATCGGGTTGATAAGGCGCGTAGCCGTGATAAGGGTGGTAACGGGTTAGGATTATCCATTGCGCAACGGTTAGTTGAAGGTTACCATGGTCATATTAGTGTTGAATCTGTGGTGGGCCAGGGCTCGATCTTTCGGTTCCAGTTACCGATTCTACGGGACGCGAAGCTCTTAGCTAAGGCCGAGGCTGAAACGAATGATGTTGAAAAGATTGCCAAGTCGGAACTGCCAGCCGGAATCCGACCAGCTACTCGTGATGAAGATGAAGCGCCCTTGGATGATCATGAGCACGACCACTAG
- a CDS encoding SdpI family protein has product MIPEKWQQTLGVKLFIMVNLINLVILAVIKLASGAPVWRVRNAPLAVVGGLFLIGISLILICKQNPNWRKGTYLGADINLTVLFYLLLIDFNRISTLGFALIAIIISIVALPMAYTSRNRLVGIRIPWTYLSEENWHRTNVLAGRLFGISGPLLVAMGKMSTDSFLNAFVTIIVLVVILTVGYSYRLSKKLI; this is encoded by the coding sequence ATGATTCCAGAAAAATGGCAACAGACGCTTGGGGTTAAATTGTTTATCATGGTAAATTTAATCAATTTGGTCATCTTAGCAGTGATCAAACTGGCCAGTGGTGCGCCCGTGTGGCGAGTTCGTAATGCACCGTTGGCCGTGGTTGGTGGGTTATTTTTAATTGGGATTAGTTTAATTTTGATCTGTAAACAGAATCCCAACTGGCGCAAGGGAACGTATCTCGGTGCTGATATTAACTTGACCGTTTTATTTTATTTGTTACTTATTGATTTCAACCGGATTTCCACGCTTGGCTTTGCGCTGATTGCGATAATCATCTCGATTGTCGCATTACCGATGGCATATACTTCTCGTAATCGCTTGGTTGGAATCCGGATTCCGTGGACCTATTTGTCAGAAGAAAACTGGCATCGGACTAACGTGCTAGCAGGCAGATTATTTGGAATCTCAGGACCGCTGTTAGTAGCGATGGGAAAGATGTCAACAGACTCATTTCTCAATGCCTTTGTTACGATTATCGTGTTGGTCGTGATTTTGACCGTGGGTTATTCCTACCGGTTAAGTAAGAAATTAATCTGA
- the yidC gene encoding membrane protein insertase YidC: MKSKKGLTLTITLGTLALFLSGCVQTTKAGKPYGFVYEYLAKPGQNVMEWLSQLFGNNYGWAIIGLTVIVRLVLLPMMINQQRKSTYQQEKMSAVRPQMEKIQARQKAATTQEEKAAISNELMQLYRDNGISMTGGIGCLPLLIQLPIFSALYYAIRYSPELSKATFMGISLGKSSLILAILAFLSYLAQGYLSMIGLPEEQKKTMRLMLIMSPVMILFVSMSAPAGLGLYFFVGGLFACLQTLIINFFRPRIRREVEAELKKHPIKTPTPTQPKPINATESKPSHPRPQNNAGRGRNAGKQQRHRK; the protein is encoded by the coding sequence GTGAAATCAAAAAAAGGCCTTACGCTCACCATCACCTTAGGAACGTTAGCACTGTTTCTAAGCGGTTGTGTGCAAACGACCAAAGCTGGTAAACCATACGGGTTTGTTTACGAGTACCTTGCAAAGCCAGGGCAAAACGTGATGGAATGGTTGTCACAACTATTCGGTAACAACTACGGTTGGGCAATCATCGGCTTGACGGTCATTGTGCGACTCGTTTTACTGCCAATGATGATTAATCAACAACGTAAATCAACCTACCAACAAGAAAAAATGTCCGCGGTTCGGCCACAGATGGAAAAAATCCAGGCACGGCAAAAAGCAGCGACGACTCAGGAAGAAAAAGCCGCAATCAGTAATGAGCTCATGCAACTTTACCGTGACAACGGTATTAGCATGACTGGTGGTATTGGCTGTTTACCACTACTGATTCAACTGCCAATTTTCTCCGCCTTGTACTACGCTATTCGCTATTCGCCTGAATTATCTAAGGCGACCTTTATGGGGATCTCCCTTGGGAAATCCAGTCTGATTCTAGCCATTTTAGCCTTTTTATCCTACTTGGCACAGGGTTACCTATCCATGATTGGTTTACCTGAAGAACAGAAGAAGACGATGCGTCTCATGCTCATTATGAGTCCGGTCATGATTTTATTTGTTTCCATGTCCGCTCCCGCAGGTTTAGGACTTTACTTCTTCGTTGGTGGTTTGTTTGCCTGCTTGCAAACACTGATCATCAACTTCTTCCGGCCACGTATTCGGCGTGAAGTTGAAGCAGAACTCAAAAAGCACCCCATCAAAACACCAACACCGACGCAACCAAAGCCGATTAATGCAACTGAATCCAAGCCTAGTCATCCTCGTCCGCAAAATAATGCGGGGCGTGGTCGGAATGCCGGTAAACAACAACGACACCGTAAATAA